In Eupeodes corollae chromosome 3, idEupCoro1.1, whole genome shotgun sequence, a single genomic region encodes these proteins:
- the LOC129950653 gene encoding uncharacterized protein LOC129950653 yields MKKCSILGCISHQLNRYVSLFFLVRKGVVREEWRLAIESLNGQVIDSSRPLQKFFICDLHFDKKFIKTLGTNKRLTEDAVPTLFPNMHNMKEQIKEEVQDDQVDNFDEACCRMEQMIEPPIDEVQYHPTDDLAEAPIKNEQTGNNLKGTFYIRKLFI; encoded by the exons atgaaaaagtgttcAATTCTAGGATGCATTTCGCATCAATTGAACAGATATGtgtctttgttttt CCTGGTTCGTAAAGGCGTAGTCAGAGAAGAATGGAGACTTGCTATTGAATCTCTAAATGGCCAGGTGATAGATTCAAGTCGACCGCTCCAGAAATTTTTCATCTGCGATCTTCactttgataaaaaatttattaaaacgcTTGGGACTAACAAACGTCTCACAGAGGATGCTGTTCCAACTCTTTTCCCTAACATGCATAACATGAAGGAACAAAT AAAAGAAGAAGTTCAAGACGATCAGGTAGATAACTTTGACGAAGCTTGTTGCAGGATGGAACAAAT GATTGAACCACCAATCGATGAAGTTCAATATCATCCAACTGATGACTTGGCAGAAGCACCCATCAAAAACGAACAAACTGGAAATAACTTGAAAGGTACTTTTTATATCAGGAAACTCttcatttga